Proteins found in one Saccharomyces kudriavzevii IFO 1802 strain IFO1802 genome assembly, chromosome: 11 genomic segment:
- the NFT1 gene encoding putative multidrug transporter NFT1 (similar to Saccharomyces cerevisiae NFT1 (YKR103W)): MAENKSCLFWDHDDISDCARQKYIEFWIPLFILLIGLIYSFCKVFHAFHLKEKNYKEESAIEYQSESPEFEDDSNKNHKYARFSVARLHLAWRNCNFRSIKNDRSSFDKFKIVIEALLIIWQFALQLYVLLNIAVNHKEFSRQSSLVKLSLWGFLLVVILLRLFAVSQSLRWIAACQRNLWTISFLSYASLFALSLPSLRSVLIGHIIDPTLMNYTITEFSINLILFLLLFTTNIEGANYFYLAEDENTSLPPNPTVYGLLTFARVNLLIWKACKRYLESTDVWDLDMNNKSVAILTNFEKSAKHKRLISNIMSYFNAVFLSQLLLAIVTSVLNFVPALLMPRILGYVDDPESQSWNLMSLFVTLMLISKIIATTCRGQGLFLGEKGTMQLRTILISRIYSKTLRRTILKGSKTSQQENATKLNILASDEDHEYSETDVNEAASRKDNSVNNIMSVDAFKVSEAMSTFYLACEAVFMTITALVTLYSLLGWSAFAGTFALIAMIPLNFWCATFYGKYQADQLLLTDKRTSDISEALNSIRVIKVLAWEKLFYQKIMNIREGEIRILRKKATIFFLNHLIWFFGPTLVSVVTFAVFIKFQKQTLTPSVAFTALSLFAILRTPMDQIASTISLLVQSFISLKRIEDYLDESETSKYEILTQSKSKVGFKDANMEWDADETSFKLKNISIEFKLNSLNAIIGPTGSGKSSLLLGLLGELNLCSGQIYVPSVDSRDDLEVGIDGMTNSMAYCSQSPWLISGTIEDNIVFGERPNQRRFNAVIKACCLEKDVKAMSAGLKTSVGGGGFSLSGGQQQRVALARAIYSSSRFLLLDDCLSAVDPETALNIYEKCLCGPIMKGRTCIITSHNISLITKKAEWLVILDNGEVKGQGKPSDLAESNNFLKESMNNGLADESGNQAKPKSKTAATLHDTDNADVQEEISQVEDAVEPAQIESYEEKKMGGSVKFSAYKWLAGYFGGMGLIFAFTLSSVFIQGITLSQGFWLRYWLENGSSVSVFKRFYGILQTHSTLYFLLFYAIIGLISSFLTAGKVWVAMLSGTNATKKIFSKLLSSIFEAKLRFHDITPVGRIMNRFSKDMDIIDQQLIPNFEGLFYSVVVCLWIVILIGYVTPRFLIFAIPLCGLYYFVGALYLRASRELKRIDNINVSPIHQLFTEAIKGVVTIRALADERRFITHTLEAIDGSNAPFFYLSVATEWITYRVDIIGALVLFSSSLMIIARAPYLDAGLAGILLSNAFSFTETAQWIIKVFSGVELLMSSVERIKEYIEVPLEFSKSNDSATSPVDWPQTGEIEFKNLSLRYSPHSSKALDNVSFKVRTGTKVGIVGRTGAGKSSIIAAIYRLSDWESGTIIIDNKDIKCVSLECLRNSISCIPQNPTLFDGTIRSNLDPYNQYSDKQVFDALAKVGLIERNEVLCLVTDRQQSSSFSPNKFSDLNSVVRSGGSNLSQGQRQLLCLARSMLGSRKIMLIDEATASIDYISDAKIQKTIRETMENTTILTIAHRLRSVIDYNKILVMDMGRVKEYDHPYNLISDKNTIFHHLCEQSGDFEKLFDLAKASFDREKQTTY; encoded by the coding sequence ATGGCTGAGAATAAGTCCTGCCTCTTTTGGGATCATGATGACATTTCTGATTGTGCCAGACAAAAATACATTGAGTTTTGGATTCCTCTGTTTATCTTATTGATAGGTTTGATATACAGTTTTTGCAAAGTCTTTCATGCTTTCCatttaaaggaaaaaaattacaaagaGGAAAGCGCTATTGAATATCAGAGCGAATCCCCAGAGTTTGAAGACGACAGTAATAAAAATCATAAATATGCAAGATTTTCAGTTGCAAGGCTACATTTAGCATGGAGAAACTGTAACTTTCGTAGTATTAAGAACGATAGATCTAgctttgataaatttaaaATTGTTATCGAAGCACTTCTTATCATTTGGCAGTTTGCCCTCCAATTATATGTCCTATTGAATATAGCAGTGAATCATAAAGAATTTTCTCGGCAAAGTTCGTTGGTAAAGCTATCTCTTTGGGGTTTCCTCCTTGTTGTCATTTTACTTCGTTTGTTTGCAGTTAGCCAGTCTTTGCGATGGATTGCGGCGTGTCAGCGCAATCTATGGAcaatttcatttctttcCTATGCGTCCTTATTTGCTCTGTCACTTCCTTCTCTCCGTTCTGTTCTAATTGGACATATAATAGATCCAACTCTGATGAATTACACCATCACAGAGTTTTCTATCAATTTGATTCTCTTCCTGCTGCTATTTACGACAAATATCGAAGGAGCCAACTACTTTTATTTGGCCGAAGATGAGAATACGTCATTGCCACCAAATCCCACCGTATATGGCCTTCTTACATTTGCCAGAGTAAATTTGCTTATATGGAAGGCATGCAAACGTTACCTCGAAAGCACTGATGTTTGGGATTTAGATATGAATAATAAGTCTGTGGCAATTTTGAcgaattttgaaaaatctgcTAAACATAAAAGACTTATTTCAAATATCATGTCTTATTTTAATgctgtttttctttcccaATTATTGTTAGCAATAGTAACAAGTGTCCTAAACTTTGTTCCTGCATTGCTAATGCCAAGAATACTAGGTTATGTCGATGACCCAGAATCCCAGTCGTGGAATTTGATGTCTTTATTTGTCACACTTATGTTAATCAGTAAAATCATCGCTACAACTTGCAGGGGCCAGGGGTTATTCTTGGGTGAAAAAGGCACAATGCAACTAAGAACGATATTGATATCTCGTATATATTCTAAAACCCTAAGAAGAACGATTCTTAAGGGTTCGAAAACCTCACAACAGGAAAATGCTACAAAACTGAATATATTAGCATCTGACGAGGACCATGAATATTCAGAAACGGATGTCAACGAAGCGGCTAGTCGAAAGGACAATTCTgttaataatataatgTCAGTGGATGCTTTCAAGGTTTCTGAAGCTATGAGTACCTTTTATCTGGCCTGTGAAGCAGTTTTCATGACAATTACGGCACTGGTGACGCTATATTCTCTCTTGGGATGGTCAGCTTTTGCTGGTACGTTTGCTCTCATTGCCATGattcctttgaatttttggtGTGCTACCTTCTACGGGAAATACCAGGCCGATCAATTGTTATTAACTGATAAGCGTACCTCTGATATTAGTGAAGCATTAAACTCTATTCGCGTAATAAAAGTTCTTGCTTGGGAAAAACTATTCTACCAGAAGATCATGAACATAAGGGAGGGGGAAATTAGGATtcttagaaaaaaagcaacgattttcttcttgaatcaCCTTATTTGGTTTTTTGGGCCGACTTTGGTCTCTGTCGTTACATTTGCAGTGTTCATCAAGTTCCAAAAACAGACCCTTACACCATCAGTGGCCTTTACAgctctttctttatttgcGATACTAAGGACACCTATGGATCAAATTGCATCCACGATAAGTCTTTTGGTACAATCTTTTATCTCACTTAAAAGAATAGAAGATTACCTTGATGAATCAGAAACAAGCAAGTATGAAATCTTGACACAGAGTAAATCTAAAGTGGGCTTCAAAGATGCTAATATGGAATGGGATGCTGATGAAACAAGCTtcaaactgaaaaatatttccatAGAATTCAAACTCAATAGTCTCAACGCAATAATAGGTCCTACGGGTTCTGGAAAGTCTTCACTTTTGCTGGGGTTGTTGGGGGAATTAAATCTTTGCTCTGGACAAATATATGTACCCTCAGTCGACTCTCGTGATGACCTGGAAGTGGGCATAGATGGAATGACAAATTCAATGGCTTACTGTTCTCAAAGCCCGTGGTTGATTAGTGGAACAATTGAAGATAACATTGTTTTTGGGGAACGGCCTAACCAACGAAGATTCAACGCCGTCATAAAGGCCTGTTGTCTCGAAAAAGATGTGAAAGCAATGTCAGCTGGTTTGAAAACAAGTGTCGGTGGGGGAGGGTTCTCGTTATCGGGTGGACAGCAACAGAGAGTTGCTTTAGCTAGAGCAATTTACTCTTCTTCCAGATTTCTGCTTCTTGATGATTGTTTGAGTGCTGTAGACCCTGAAACTGCACTCaatatatatgaaaaatgcTTATGCGGTCCCATTATGAAAGGAAGAACCTGTATTATCACAAGTCATAACATCTCTTTGATTACCAAAAAGGCTGAATGGCTCGTAATTTTAGACAATGGCGAAGTCAAGGGCCAGGGCAAACCGTCTGATCTCGCAGaatctaataattttttgaaggaaagTATGAACAATGGTTTAGCAGATGAAAGCGGCAATCAGGCCAAACCGAAATCAAAAACTGCCGCAACATTACATGATACAGATAATGCAGACGTTCAAGAGGAAATTTCGCAAGTTGAAGATGCGGTAGAGCCAGCCCAAATCGAGAGctatgaagaaaaaaaaatgggagGTTCAGTCAAGTTTTCAGCCTATAAATGGCTAGCGGGTTATTTTGGAGGTATGGGGttgatttttgcttttaCCTTGTCTTCTGTTTTTATCCAGGGAATTACGCTTTCCCAGGGCTTTTGGCTCAGATATTGGCTCGAGAACGGATCTTCCGTATCCGTGTTCAAAAGGTTTTATGGCATACTTCAAACGCATTCTACTCTCTATTTCTTACTGTTTTATGCTATCATTGGTctcatttcttcatttttaactGCAGGTAAAGTTTGGGTAGCAATGCTTTCCGGTACTAATGCTACtaagaaaatattctcAAAACTACTCTCTAGTATCTTTGAAGCCAAATTACGCTTTCATGATATCACGCCAGTCGGAAGAATAATGAACAGATTTAGCAAAGATATGGATATCATTGATCAACAATTGATTCCTAACTTCGAAGGTCTTTTTTACAGCGTGGTTGTTTGCCTTTGGATAGTAATTTTGATCGGGTACGTGACTCCCCggtttttgatatttgcTATTCCTCTTTGTGGCCTTTACTATTTTGTAGGAGCATTATATCTCCGTGCTTCGAGAGAGCTGAAGAGAATAGACAACATCAACGTCTCTCCAATACATCAACTATTCACCGAAGCTATTAAAGGAGTAGTAACAATTAGGGCATTGGCAGATGAACGTAGGTTTATCACCCATACACTCGAGGCAATTGATGGAAGCAATGCTCCGTTTTTCTATCTTAGTGTGGCCACTGAATGGATTACATACAGAGTGGATATAATTGGAGCACTCGTGCTTTTTAGTTCCTCTCTAATGATTATAGCGAGAGCTCCATATCTGGATGCAGGGCTAGCAGGGATATTGCTATCAAatgccttttcttttaccGAAACTGCCCAATGGATTATTAAGGTATTTTCTGGCGTTGAGCTTCTGATGAGCTCAGTCGAAAGAATAAAGGAATATATCGAAGTGCCTCTCGAGTTTTCTAAATCAAACGATTCTGCTACATCGCCAGTTGACTGGCCTCAAACTGGAGAAATAgagttcaaaaatttgtcGTTGCGATATTCGCCTCATTCCTCTAAGGCCCTGGACAATGTATCGTTCAAGGTAAGAACAGGAACAAAAGTCGGGATTGTTGGCAGGACAGGGGCCGGGAAATCTTCAATTATAGCAGCCATTTACCGACTTTCAGATTGGGAGAGTGGAACTATCATTATTGACAACAAAGATATAAAATGCGTGTCTTTAGAATGTCTGAGAAATTCCATAAGTTGCATCCCTCAAAACCCTACTTTATTCGATGGGACTATTCGATCTAATCTTGATCCTTATAATCAATACTCGGATAAACAAGTTTTTGATGCACTGGCCAAAGTCGGTTTGATTGAGAGGAATGAGGTGTTATGCTTGGTTACAGACCGGCAACAATCCAGTTCTTTCAGCCCTAACAAATTTAGTGATTTAAATTCTGTTGTCAGGTCAGGTGGCTCGAATCTATCTCAAGGGCAAAGACAACTTTTGTGCCTAGCTCGTTCTATGCTTGGTTCACGTAAGATAATGTTAATTGATGAGGCAACTGCTTCGATAGATTATATTTCCGATGCTAAAATTCAGAAAACAATAAGAGAGACGATGGAAAATACAACCATTTTAACTATAGCTCACCGTCTAAGATCGGTGATTGATTATAACAAAATTTTAGTAATGGATATGGGTAGAGTAAAAGAATACGACCATCCATATAATTTGATATCTGACAAGAATACTATTTTCCATCATCTTTGTGAACAAAGTGGCGACTTTGAAAAGCTTTTCGACTTGGCAAAAGCTTCGTTTGATAgggaaaaacaaactacGTATTAG
- the SKDI11G3160 gene encoding DUP/COS family protein: MEDTKVEDEKNVGLLSSGYLESQKIVLPKDVFRNGFTWFCYETFKSLAFRIWLLSWLPVTTWWKMSTNWIYPFLATNLLILCVFFLPLIQMLCRKRTLSKNLTQFSKEIIANSPGTDVENWEPIAANLNSYMYENKFWKTKYFFYGAWNCQEAFRLAILEPFSVKKDDDSKLKSFKDSVPYIEEALEVYFTEVDKQWKLFDTEKAWNPVNLDDIQLPKETYRFKLTWVLKRIFTLQCLPLFLHSLNCIYISWHYGLLFRIPYLGCIFLMNMHTFQNLRGASMKIEHKMQFLSSIINEREIGANGWDHIAKRMNRYLFEQNVRKNEDFFFDGIDCKWFFNYSLCSHLSSKKTLSHVPLDVELWPYIREAQSSCTDESSVQI, encoded by the coding sequence ATGGAAGATACCAAAGTTGAAGATGAGAAGAATGTAGGTTTATTATCCTCTGGATATCTCGAATCCCAAAAGATTGTTTTACCTAAGGACGTTTTCAGAAATGGCTTTACTTGGTTCTGTTATGAGACTTTCAAGTCCCTAGCCTTCCGTATCTGGTTGCTATCATGGCTACCAGTTACAACATGGTGGAAAATGTCGACTAATTGGAtttatccatttttggCTACTAATCTTCTGATTTTatgtgtattttttttgcctctTATTCAAATGTTGTGTCGTAAACGTACCTTATCGAAAAATCTCACCCAGTTTTctaaagaaatcattgcAAACTCTCCAGGTACCGACGTCGAAAACTGGGAACCTATTGCAGCAAATCTCAACTCATATATGtatgaaaacaaattctggaaaaccaagtactttttttatggtGCTTGGAACTGCCAAGAGGCATTCAGATTAGCCATTTTAGAGCCATTTTCTGTGAAGAAAGATGACGATTCAAAGCTCAAGTCATTTAAAGATTCAGTTCCTTACATCGAAGAAGCTTTGGAAGTTTATTTTACAGAAGTGGATAAACAGTGGAAGTTATTTGACACTGAGAAGGCGTGGAACCCTGTTAACTTGGATGACATTCAGCTTCCCAAAGAAACCTATCGGTTTAAGCTTACTTGGGTTCTCAAGAGGATTTTCACTCTTCAATGCTTACCATTATTccttcattctttgaaCTGTATCTACATTTCATGGCATTACGGCCTTCTATTTCGCATCCCATACCTTGGATGCATCTTTCTCATGAATATGCAtactttccaaaatttgcGAGGTGCCTCGATGAAAATCGAACATAAAatgcaatttttgtcatctaTCATAAATGAGAGAGAAATCGGTGCTAATGGGTGGGATCACATCGCAAAGAGAATGAACAGATATTTGTTTGAGCAGAATGTTCggaagaatgaagattttttctttgatgggATTGATTGTAAATGGTTTTTTAACTACAGCCTCTGCAGCCATTtatcttccaagaaaacaCTTTCGCACGTACCATTGGATGTTGAGCTATGGCCATACATTCGGGAAGCACAATCATCCTGTACCGATGAGTCTTCGGTGCAGATATGA
- the GEX2 gene encoding glutathione exchanger (similar to Saccharomyces cerevisiae GEX2 (YKR106W)) encodes MNANAKSVSNSEKCVTNESSRSFEDEDANPANVEFSKLGESEIIAVQFDTPKYRALMIATAFLCGFGYSLDHTLRSTYTGYATNSYAEHSLLSTIQVINAVVSVGSQVVFSRLSDYFGRVELFVAATILYVIGTIVQSQAYSVSIYAAGAVFYNSGNVGVTLVLLLILSDFSSLKWRILYQYVPYWPFIIIPWISGNIVTAANPEKDWSWDIAMWAFIFPLSALPMICLLVYMMYKSSKTPEWKALKERTHIKKNQGFLKNTVFLFWELDSIGIILITVSLGCVLVPLTLANGVSQKWHSSKIIGTLVFGGVLFCIFVFWETAYAKNPLLPFKLLGDRGIWAPLGVAFFNYFTFFIACDFLYPVLLVSMNESSTTATRILNLPDFVGATLSPFYGILVAKARRLKFSVVGGCAAWMISMGLFYQYRGGSESHGGAIAASVIMGMSGLLCSNSVIVSLQAMTTHGRMAVITSIYFTFSKVGAAVGASVSGAVWTQIMPNQLRKAFSNDTLADAAYESPYTFIYEYPWGSPERIAVVEAYRYVQRIMMTIGLVCTIPFFAFTLFMRDPELIDKSTHEEFTEDGLALSKDEPGILPQLKVFFRGNRANRKEKC; translated from the coding sequence ATGAATGCAAATGCTAAGAGTGTATCAAACAGTGAAAAGTGTGTCACTAATGAATCCAGCAGGagttttgaagatgaagatgcgAATCCGGCAAACGTAGAATTCTCTAAGCTTGGCGAAAGTGAAATTATTGCAGTTCAATTTGATACTCCAAAATATAGAGCTCTAATGATTGCTACAGCCTTCTTATGTGGATTCGGCTATAGTTTAGACCACACACTTCGTTCCACCTATACTGGTTACGCTACTAATTCTTACGCTGAGCACTCTTTACTTTCCACCATTCAAGTCATCAATGCTGTTGTGAGTGTCGGCTCTCAGGTTGTTTTTTCTAGGCTATCAGATTACTTTGGCAGGGTAGAGTTGTTTGTAGCAGCGACTATTTTGTATGTGATAGGAACAATTGTTCAGTCACAAGCATACTCAGTGAGTATCTATGCAGCTGGCGCAGTCTTTTATAACTCTGGTAATGTAGGCGTCACTCTGGTGCTACTACTAATACTGTCTgatttttcctctttaaaGTGGAGAATTTTGTACCAATACGTTCCATACTGGCCCTTCATCATAATACCATGGATTTCAGGTAATATTGTCACAGCAGCAAACCCTGAAAAGGATTGGTCCTGGGACATTGCTATGTGGGCTTTCATCTTTCCATTATCTGCCTTGCCAATGATCTGTCTTTTGGTCTATATGATGTACAAATCATCGAAAACTCCTGAATGGAAAGCTCTGAAAGAAAGGACacatattaaaaaaaatcaaggtTTTCTCAAGAATACAGTTTTTCTATTTTGGGAACTTGATTCAATCGGCATAATACTAATAACCGTTTCTCTCGGATGTGTACTTGTTCCTTTGACGTTAGCAAACGGAGTATCCCAAAAATGGCATAGCTCAAAAATAATCGGTACTTTAGTATTTGGGGgtgttttattttgtatttttgttttttgggAAACGGCATACGCTAAAAACCCTCTTTTACCATTTAAATTGTTGGGAGATCGTGGGATCTGGGCCCCTCTTGGTGTTGCCTTCTTCAACTATTTCACCTTTTTCATTGCGTGCGACTTCCTATACCCAGTTTTACTTGTTTCTATGAACGAATCATCAACAACGGCTACTAGAATCCTGAACCTACCAGATTTTGTAGGTGCCACTTTGTCCCCCTTCTATGGTATCTTAGTGGCAAAGGCAAgaagattgaaattttctgttGTTGGAGGTTGTGCTGCCTGGATGATAAGTATGGGACTTTTTTATCAATACCGTGGGGGGTCCGAATCTCACGGAGGAGCTATCGCCGCATCTGTTATTATGGGTATGAGTGGTCTTCTATGCAGCAATTCTGTGATAGTCTCATTACAAGCCATGACTACACATGGCAGGATGGCTGTGATAACGAGTATTTACTTTACTTTCTCGAAAGTCGGTGCAGCCGTCGGTGCGTCCGTTTCAGGCGCAGTGTGGACTCAAATCATGCCTAATCAGTTACGCAAAGCATTTTCTAACGATACATTAGCTGATGCAGCATACGAATCACCTTATACATTCATTTATGAATATCCATGGGGTTCACCTGAGAGAATTGCTGTCGTCGAAGCGTACAGGTACGTCCaaagaataatgatgacaaTCGGTTTGGTTTGTACAATACCGTTTTTTGCTTTTACGCTGTTCATGAGAGATCCTGAATTAATAGACAAATCAACACATGAAGAATTCACTGAAGACGGTTTGGCTCTCTCGAAGGATGAACCAGGCATTCTTCCTCAGCTCAAAGTGTTCTTCAGAGGTAACCGAGCTAatcgaaaagaaaaatgctaa
- the SKDI11G3170 gene encoding SRP1/TIP1 family protein — MVKLTSIAAGVAALAAGASATTTLAQSDERVNLVELGVYVSDIRAHLAQYYLFQAAHPTETYPVEVAQAVFNYGDFTTMLTGIAPDQVTRMITGVPWYSTRLRPAISSALSKDGIYTIAK; from the coding sequence atggtcaaattaacttcaatcgctgctggtgtcgccgCTCTAGCTGCAGGTGCCtctgccaccaccaccctagctcaatccgacgaaagagtcaacttggttgaattgggtgtctacgtctctgatatcagagctcacttggcccaatactacttgttccaagccgCTCACCCAACTGAAACCTACCCAGTCGAAGTTGCTCAAGCTGTTTTCAACTACGGTGACTTCACCACCATGTTGACCGGTATTGCTCCAGACCAAGTgaccagaatgatcactGGTGTCCCATGGTACTCCACCAGATTGAGACCAGCCATCTCTAGTGCTTTGTCTAAGGATGGTATTTACACCATTGCTAAATAG
- the VBA5 gene encoding basic amino acid transporter (similar to Saccharomyces cerevisiae VBA5 (YKR105C)) yields the protein MAETKCSSQPEIEEASDSDTSLNVNGGDAKMGLSLYLCLASLTLVLFITALDILIVGTIIDVVAKQFGNYSKTGWLVTGYSLPNAVLSLLWGRFASIIGFQHSLILAVLIFEAGSLVAALANSMNMLIVGRVVAGVGGSGLQTLCFVIGCTMVDERSRPLVISILSCAFAVAAIVGPIIGGAFTTHVTWRWCFYINLPIGGLAVIMFLLTYDAKNDGIIQQMKGALRKISGFEFSRLKKPGNLRKAINCLIFKFDFFGFALSSTGLVLFLLGLTFGGNKYTWSSGQVITYLVLGIVLFIFSLVYDFFLFDKFNPERDNISYRPLFLRRLVAKPAIIIVNMVTFLLCTGYNGQMIYSVQFFQLIFASSAWKAGLHLIPIVITNVIAAIASGIITKKLGLVKPLLIFGGFLGVIGAGLMTLMKNNSTSSTQIGVLILPGFSLGFALQASLMSAQLQINKDRPETPMDFIEITAFNTFMKSLGTTLGGVLSTTVFSTSLHNKVSHVHLEPYAGKTVDEMILYRLHNFDGAHSTIGNILGASIKNVFWMDLGFYALGFVFCVFSSNKRLIIPKKEPNSEANIEVK from the coding sequence ATGGCAGAGACAAAGTGCTCTTCACAGCCTGAAATAGAGGAAGCAAGTGATTCAGATACTTCATTGAATGTCAACGGCGGCGATGCTAAGATGGGACTTTCATTGTATCTCTGCTTGGCTTCACTAACCCTCGTACTGTTTATAACTGCGCTAGATATTTTGATAGTGGGAACTATCATTGACGTAGTAGCTAAGCAGTTCGGGAATTACTCAAAAACTGGATGGCTTGTTACGGGCTATAGTTTACCCAATGCCGTTCTGAGCCTACTTTGGGGACGGTTTGCCTCAATAATCGGTTTTCAGCATAGTCTCATTCTGGCAgttcttatttttgaagCTGGATCTCTGGTTGCTGCCCTTGCAAATTCCATGAATATGTTAATTGTAGGTAGGGTTGTTGCTGGTGTTGGAGGAAGTGGACTTCAAACGCTTTGTTTCGTCATTGGATGTACAATGGTTGATGAGAGATCCAGACCGCTGGTGATCTCTATCCTAAGTTGTGCATTTGCCGTCGCAGCTATTGTTGGTCCTATAATCGGAGGTGCATTTACAACTCATGTTACCTGGAGATGGTGCTTTTATATAAATCTCCCCATTGGTGGTCTGGCTGTTATCATGTTTTTACTTACTTATGATGCTAAGAATGATGGCATAATCCAACAAATGAAAGGTGCTTTGAGGAAAATTTCTGGATTTGAATTTAGCAGGTTGAAAAAGCCAGGAAATCTGAGGAAGGCCATaaattgtttgattttcaaatttgactTCTTCGGATTTGCTCTTAGCTCCACTGGATTGGTTCTCTTCTTACTGGGTCTAACGTTCGGGGGCAATAAGTATACTTGGAGCTCTGGTCAGGTTATCACGTACCTGGTTTTGGGGATTgttctctttattttttctctcgtttacgatttctttttgttcgACAAATTCAATCCTGAGCGTGATAACATAAGCTACAGACCTCTCTTTCTGAGAAGACTGGTAGCTAAGCCAGCTATCATAATAGTAAATATGGTAACATTTCTATTATGTACCGGCTATAATGGACAAATGATATACTCTGTCCAGTTTTTCCAGCTTATATTTGCGTCGAGCGCATGGAAAGCGGGTCTGCACTTAATACCGATTGTTATTACCAACGTTATTGCAGCCATTGCTAGCGGTATAATTACAAAAAAGCTTGGTTTGGTTAAACCACTTTTGATATTCGGAGGCTTTCTTGGTGTTATTGGCGCAGGGCTTATGACactgatgaaaaataactCAACGAGCTCAACTCAAATTGGTGTTTTGATATTACCGGGGTTTTCTCTTGGATTTGCCCTGCAAGCATCGCTTATGAGTGCGCAACTCCAAATCAACAAAGACCGTCCAGAAACTCCTATGGACTTCATTGAGATAACGGCCTTCAATACATTCATGAAATCATTAGGCACAACTCTTGGTGGTGTGCTTTCAACGACtgttttttccacttcTCTTCACAACAAAGTGTCCCATGTTCATCTGGAGCCGTATGCAGGAAAGACAGTAGATGAAATGATTTTATATCGTCTCCACAATTTTGACGGTGCTCATTCGACAATCGGAAACATTTTAGGGGCATCGATTAAGAACGTATTCTGGATGGATTTAGGATTTTATGCTCTAGGATTTGTCTTTTGTGTTTTCTCATCCAATAAGAGGTTGATCAtaccaaagaaagaaccAAATTCTGAAGCGAATATAGAGGTCAAGTAG